From Haloarcula sp. CBA1127, a single genomic window includes:
- a CDS encoding PUA domain-containing protein, translated as MSDDEFRGLRRAADYQFGGGGGTALFADADALDVTHTSSGRPRQVHATDGRIATYGDDGRFRLGLAGGSRLLDAFDGPRHRVVVGDESEPFIREGRNAFAKFVQSADSALRPGDEALVVHEDGYLLAVGRAELPGSGMDDFETGMAVKVRQGAED; from the coding sequence ATGAGTGACGACGAGTTCCGCGGACTCCGGCGTGCGGCCGACTACCAGTTCGGCGGTGGCGGCGGGACGGCGCTGTTCGCCGATGCTGACGCCCTCGACGTAACACATACTAGTTCCGGCCGGCCGCGACAGGTCCATGCCACGGACGGCCGCATCGCCACGTACGGCGACGACGGACGCTTCCGACTCGGACTCGCCGGCGGGAGCAGACTCCTCGATGCGTTCGACGGGCCGCGACACCGCGTGGTCGTTGGCGACGAGAGCGAGCCGTTCATCCGCGAGGGCCGCAACGCCTTCGCGAAGTTCGTGCAGTCCGCCGACAGCGCTCTCCGTCCGGGCGACGAAGCCCTCGTCGTCCACGAAGACGGCTATCTGCTCGCCGTCGGCCGTGCGGAACTGCCCGGCAGCGGCATGGACGACTTCGAAACGGGGATGGCTGTGAAAGTCCGGCAGGGCGCAGAGGACTGA
- a CDS encoding NYN domain-containing protein, producing the protein MTVSQPGQRVAVLADAQNLYHTARSLYSRNIDYEALLEEAVDGRELTRAIAYVIRADSPEEESFFEALVDIGFETRIKDIKTFQDGSKKADWDVGMSLDAVSLANHVDTVVLCTGDGDFARVCRYLRHEGCRVEAMGFEESSSEDLKAAVDGFIDMSDDSDRFLL; encoded by the coding sequence ATGACAGTTTCCCAGCCGGGGCAGCGCGTGGCCGTACTGGCCGACGCGCAAAACCTCTATCACACTGCCCGGAGTCTTTACTCGCGGAACATTGACTACGAGGCACTACTGGAAGAGGCCGTTGACGGCCGCGAACTGACCCGCGCGATCGCCTACGTCATCCGAGCGGACTCGCCCGAAGAAGAGTCGTTTTTCGAAGCGCTCGTTGACATTGGCTTCGAGACACGCATCAAGGACATCAAGACATTCCAAGACGGATCGAAGAAAGCCGACTGGGATGTCGGGATGAGCCTCGACGCCGTCTCGCTGGCGAATCACGTCGATACAGTAGTGCTCTGTACCGGCGACGGGGACTTCGCTCGCGTGTGCCGATATCTCCGCCACGAGGGCTGTCGCGTCGAAGCGATGGGCTTCGAAGAGTCGTCCTCCGAAGACCTCAAAGCGGCCGTTGATGGATTTATCGACATGAGCGACGATTCCGATCGGTTCCTGCTGTAG
- the dapA gene encoding 4-hydroxy-tetrahydrodipicolinate synthase has translation MTAIDFHGVFPAMCTPFHQDGSIDFETLRDDAQRLESAGVDGLVPVGSTGESATLSHDEHIEVVEAVIDAVDDVPVIAGSGSNNTKEALELSQRSAEAGADALLLISPYYNKPEQQGFIDHYTTLADAADLPQIVYNVPSRTGQNIEPDTAVELASHPNIRAYKAASGDMNQISEIIERTRDEDFAVLSGDDGMTLPVLSVGGTGCISVSANIEPERTCAMVGAALSGDFERARAIHHELGPLFRAMFVETNPIPVKEAMRIRGYGPAYLRSPLTRLSDEHLDHLREVLATLETEDLEDEYAEAER, from the coding sequence ATGACAGCGATTGACTTCCACGGCGTGTTCCCAGCGATGTGCACGCCGTTCCATCAGGACGGCAGTATCGACTTCGAAACACTCAGAGACGACGCTCAACGGCTCGAATCCGCTGGCGTCGACGGCCTCGTTCCCGTCGGCTCGACCGGCGAGTCGGCGACGCTCTCCCACGACGAACACATCGAGGTCGTCGAGGCGGTCATCGACGCCGTCGACGACGTGCCGGTTATCGCCGGCTCAGGGTCGAACAACACCAAGGAAGCGCTGGAGCTATCGCAACGCTCCGCCGAGGCCGGCGCTGATGCCCTGTTGCTCATCTCGCCGTACTACAACAAGCCCGAACAGCAGGGGTTTATTGACCATTACACGACGCTGGCCGACGCCGCCGACCTGCCACAGATCGTCTACAATGTCCCCTCGCGGACGGGCCAGAACATCGAACCGGACACGGCGGTCGAACTCGCGTCGCACCCGAACATCCGCGCATACAAGGCCGCGAGCGGCGACATGAACCAGATTTCAGAGATCATCGAACGCACGCGAGACGAGGACTTCGCGGTGCTGTCCGGTGACGATGGCATGACGCTGCCGGTCCTGTCAGTCGGTGGGACCGGCTGTATCTCTGTCTCAGCCAACATCGAACCGGAGCGCACCTGCGCAATGGTCGGTGCGGCGCTATCCGGCGACTTCGAGCGAGCGCGGGCAATTCATCACGAACTCGGGCCGCTGTTCCGTGCGATGTTCGTCGAGACAAACCCCATCCCGGTCAAGGAGGCCATGCGAATTCGGGGCTACGGCCCGGCGTATCTCCGCTCCCCACTCACTCGCCTCTCAGACGAACACCTCGACCACCTGCGTGAGGTGCTCGCCACACTCGAAACCGAGGACCTCGAAGACGAGTATGCGGAGGCCGAGCGATGA
- the dapB gene encoding 4-hydroxy-tetrahydrodipicolinate reductase, with amino-acid sequence MTRVAVNGVTGQMGRAVIEAATDSKVVVGFATSETDTVDGVPVVNPAAAAAALREYDVDVVVDFAVPEGALTVAEACVEAGVPIVVGTTGFEEDGLARLQDASEEIPLLKATNFSQGIQVLQRLITEAVGTLDDYDLELMETHHNRKVDAPSGTASSILDVIQEERDVEPVYGREGHAPRDDDEIGVFARRAGDVRGEHELVLAGNDEVLSLSHRAEDRGVFAAGALDAAAWLVGRDAGWYEFGDVVDA; translated from the coding sequence ATGACGCGAGTGGCGGTCAACGGTGTCACCGGCCAGATGGGCAGGGCCGTCATCGAGGCCGCCACCGACAGCAAGGTCGTGGTCGGCTTCGCGACCAGCGAGACGGACACGGTGGACGGAGTCCCTGTCGTCAATCCGGCTGCGGCCGCCGCTGCGCTCCGGGAGTACGACGTGGACGTTGTGGTCGATTTCGCCGTCCCTGAGGGTGCGCTGACCGTCGCCGAGGCCTGCGTCGAAGCGGGCGTCCCGATAGTCGTCGGAACCACCGGCTTCGAAGAGGATGGGCTGGCCCGCCTGCAAGACGCCAGCGAGGAGATTCCGCTGCTGAAGGCAACCAACTTCTCGCAGGGAATTCAGGTCCTCCAGCGTCTCATCACCGAGGCAGTCGGCACGCTCGATGACTACGACCTCGAACTCATGGAGACCCACCACAACCGCAAAGTCGACGCGCCGTCAGGAACTGCCAGCAGTATCCTCGACGTGATTCAGGAAGAGCGCGACGTGGAGCCAGTGTACGGCCGCGAGGGCCACGCTCCGCGCGACGACGACGAAATCGGCGTGTTCGCCCGCCGGGCCGGCGACGTTCGCGGCGAACACGAACTCGTACTGGCCGGCAACGACGAAGTCCTCTCGCTCTCCCACCGGGCCGAGGACCGCGGCGTGTTCGCCGCCGGCGCACTCGATGCGGCGGCGTGGCTCGTCGGCCGCGACGCCGGCTGGTACGAGTTTGGTGACGTCGTGGACGCTTGA
- a CDS encoding 2,3,4,5-tetrahydropyridine-2,6-dicarboxylate N-succinyltransferase yields MSLKADIDDLWQRKQDGLSATDATDDHLDVLAEFLAALEAGEVRAAEKSGGEWKTNAWVKQGILLNFGLRETVAREYGGVDYHDVLPLRETADLGERGTRNTPDGTTIRRGAYLGEDCIMMSPSFVNIGAYVGDGTLVDSCDTVGSCAQIGENVKLGANTLIGGVLEPVENAPVIVEDEVSLGAGCRVTSGFVVGEGSIVGENTLLTPRIPVYDLVEDEVLYGELPPERRAFQRFVDSSVGENDLIPGGAYKPAVVATDVEEETLEATEREDALRE; encoded by the coding sequence ATGAGTCTCAAAGCCGACATCGACGACCTCTGGCAGCGGAAACAGGACGGCCTCTCAGCGACCGACGCAACAGACGACCACCTCGACGTACTTGCAGAGTTCCTCGCGGCGCTGGAGGCCGGCGAGGTCCGCGCCGCGGAGAAGTCCGGTGGCGAGTGGAAGACGAACGCCTGGGTCAAACAGGGTATTCTGCTGAACTTCGGCCTGCGCGAGACCGTCGCTCGCGAGTACGGCGGCGTCGACTACCACGACGTGCTCCCACTCCGGGAGACCGCGGATCTCGGCGAGCGCGGAACGCGCAACACCCCGGACGGGACCACCATCCGCCGCGGCGCGTACCTCGGCGAGGACTGCATCATGATGTCGCCCTCTTTCGTCAACATCGGAGCCTACGTCGGCGACGGGACGCTCGTCGACTCCTGTGACACCGTCGGCTCCTGCGCCCAGATCGGCGAGAACGTCAAACTCGGCGCGAACACGCTCATCGGCGGCGTCCTCGAACCGGTCGAGAACGCGCCGGTGATCGTCGAGGACGAGGTGTCGCTGGGCGCTGGCTGTCGCGTCACCAGCGGCTTCGTCGTCGGTGAGGGTTCCATCGTCGGTGAGAACACGCTGCTGACGCCGCGGATTCCGGTGTACGACCTCGTCGAGGACGAGGTGCTGTACGGTGAACTGCCGCCGGAGCGCCGTGCGTTCCAGCGCTTCGTCGACTCCTCGGTCGGCGAGAACGATCTGATCCCCGGCGGGGCGTACAAGCCAGCCGTCGTGGCGACTGATGTGGAGGAGGAGACGCTGGAAGCGACAGAGCGAGAGGACGCACTTCGGGAGTAG
- a CDS encoding polymer-forming cytoskeletal protein → MSSRVSSGGLRVATLAVVSLVLLSTVTGTVAAQSYQGASGTMIVGPDETVDSIEGVAGTVIVRGTVTGDIATAAGTVHVTEAGEVGGNLEAAAGTVRIDGTVDGNVSVGGGTVEIGETAQIGGNLEAGAGFLAIHGTVDGTVRAGAEEFALGPTASVGGDVRYDAATFTRDPAAAVGGSVIQDESIGDSAGPDSGGFALPSWLGVVYGLFVNLLLGAILLAIFPSFSARVAGHVAERPAKSGGVGLLALVVVPIVLVVLLFTLVGIPLSLVGAVVFGVAAWVAVVYGQFAIGSWALSLADRENRWLALVVGLVGFALLGVIPVLGGLLELAAFLLGLGALALTLRESYRNRGAEPSGGRQTTLDESAGDTAAT, encoded by the coding sequence ATGTCTTCCAGAGTTTCAAGCGGTGGCCTCAGGGTCGCGACACTCGCGGTCGTATCGCTCGTTTTGCTATCAACTGTGACCGGGACCGTTGCCGCGCAGTCGTATCAAGGAGCAAGCGGAACGATGATCGTCGGACCCGACGAGACGGTCGATAGCATTGAGGGGGTCGCTGGAACGGTCATCGTCCGCGGGACAGTGACCGGCGACATCGCAACCGCGGCGGGTACTGTCCACGTCACCGAGGCCGGCGAGGTGGGCGGGAACCTCGAAGCCGCAGCGGGGACCGTCCGTATCGACGGTACTGTCGACGGCAACGTGAGTGTCGGTGGCGGCACGGTCGAAATCGGCGAGACCGCGCAGATCGGCGGAAACCTCGAAGCAGGTGCGGGCTTCCTCGCGATTCATGGAACGGTCGACGGGACCGTCCGCGCTGGCGCAGAGGAGTTCGCCCTCGGACCGACGGCGTCGGTCGGCGGCGATGTCCGCTACGATGCCGCGACGTTCACCCGCGACCCTGCGGCCGCTGTCGGCGGAAGCGTCATTCAGGACGAGAGCATCGGCGACAGCGCCGGGCCGGACTCCGGTGGGTTCGCGCTCCCGTCGTGGCTCGGCGTCGTCTACGGCCTGTTCGTGAACCTCCTGCTGGGCGCGATCCTACTGGCCATCTTCCCGTCGTTCTCGGCGCGCGTCGCCGGCCACGTCGCGGAGCGCCCGGCGAAGTCCGGGGGCGTCGGCCTGCTGGCGCTCGTCGTCGTGCCCATCGTCCTCGTTGTCCTCCTGTTCACCCTCGTCGGCATCCCGCTTTCGCTGGTCGGTGCCGTCGTTTTCGGCGTCGCGGCGTGGGTCGCGGTCGTCTACGGCCAGTTCGCCATCGGGTCGTGGGCACTCTCACTCGCCGACCGGGAGAACCGCTGGCTTGCGCTCGTCGTCGGCCTCGTCGGCTTCGCTCTCCTCGGCGTGATTCCAGTCCTTGGCGGCCTGCTGGAACTGGCTGCGTTCCTGCTTGGCCTCGGCGCGCTGGCGCTCACGCTCCGAGAGTCCTACCGAAACCGCGGCGCGGAGCCATCGGGCGGCCGGCAGACGACGCTTGACGAGAGCGCCGGCGACACCGCTGCGACGTGA
- a CDS encoding aldehyde dehydrogenase — protein MSSDSKQQSATERKSAIKKRHEQAANEVLPDRRELYIGGEWVQSSGGETFETIDPTTGETLAEVQAGTAGDIDSAVAAAWDAYDETYSELSTGERQAMLDGIADAIAERSEEFAKLESLDNGKPITEARIDIDLVIDHFRYFAGLARSGEGRTIETDDSRHVQTLREPYGVVGQIIPWNFPLLMAAWKLAPALSAGNTVVLKPAEETPLSILKLMEITEDVIPDGVVNVVTGFGPEAGEPLSKHPDIRKLAFTGSTEIGSKVMQSAAESITDVTLELGGKSPLVVFPDADLEQAVQTTITSIFFNTGECCCVGSRLFVHEDIKDEFLDELAAAAEDLTVDDPLLESTDLGPKVTAEQVERTLGYIEEAEREGAAFVTGGSQPDDEALSDGCFVAPTLIDEIDHDSKAVQEEIFGPVQEVFSWSEYDEMIQLANDVDYGLAAGILTEDLSKAHQCAKDIEAGNIWVNTYNDFPAGQPFGGYKQSGIGREIGQETIDHYTQTKTVNISLD, from the coding sequence ATGTCTAGTGACAGCAAGCAGCAAAGCGCCACAGAGCGGAAGTCAGCGATAAAGAAGCGGCACGAACAGGCGGCAAACGAGGTGCTGCCGGATCGGCGGGAGCTGTACATCGGTGGCGAATGGGTCCAGAGCAGCGGCGGGGAGACATTCGAAACAATAGACCCGACAACCGGTGAAACGCTTGCAGAAGTGCAAGCCGGCACAGCCGGGGATATTGATAGCGCGGTTGCAGCCGCGTGGGACGCATATGATGAGACGTATAGCGAGCTATCCACAGGCGAACGTCAGGCGATGCTGGACGGTATCGCAGACGCCATTGCGGAGCGAAGCGAGGAGTTCGCAAAGCTCGAAAGTTTAGATAACGGGAAACCGATTACCGAGGCTCGGATCGATATTGACCTTGTTATCGACCACTTCCGGTATTTCGCAGGTCTCGCCCGGTCGGGCGAGGGACGGACTATTGAAACTGACGACAGCCGCCACGTCCAGACACTCCGGGAGCCGTACGGGGTTGTCGGACAGATAATCCCGTGGAACTTCCCGCTCCTGATGGCGGCCTGGAAGCTCGCTCCGGCGTTGTCGGCCGGGAACACGGTCGTACTGAAGCCCGCTGAGGAGACGCCGCTGAGTATTCTCAAACTGATGGAAATCACGGAGGACGTGATTCCTGACGGCGTCGTTAACGTCGTCACCGGGTTCGGCCCGGAAGCAGGAGAGCCACTCTCGAAACACCCTGACATCCGGAAACTAGCATTCACTGGATCGACAGAAATCGGGAGTAAAGTAATGCAAAGCGCCGCCGAAAGCATCACCGACGTGACGCTGGAACTGGGCGGAAAAAGTCCGCTCGTTGTGTTCCCTGATGCAGACCTGGAACAGGCCGTCCAGACGACGATTACGTCGATCTTCTTTAATACCGGTGAGTGCTGCTGTGTCGGGTCACGGCTGTTCGTGCACGAAGACATCAAAGACGAGTTCCTGGATGAGCTTGCGGCTGCAGCCGAGGACCTAACCGTTGACGACCCACTGCTGGAGTCGACAGACCTCGGCCCGAAAGTGACCGCGGAGCAGGTCGAGCGCACGCTGGGCTACATCGAGGAGGCAGAACGAGAGGGGGCAGCCTTCGTCACCGGGGGAAGTCAGCCGGACGACGAGGCCCTTTCGGATGGGTGCTTCGTCGCGCCGACGCTCATTGACGAGATTGACCACGACAGCAAAGCGGTCCAGGAGGAGATATTCGGTCCGGTTCAGGAAGTGTTCAGCTGGAGCGAGTACGATGAGATGATCCAACTGGCTAACGATGTCGACTACGGCCTCGCAGCAGGAATCCTCACAGAAGACCTCTCGAAGGCGCACCAGTGTGCAAAAGACATCGAGGCAGGGAACATCTGGGTCAACACCTACAACGACTTCCCGGCAGGCCAGCCGTTCGGCGGATACAAACAGTCGGGAATCGGTCGAGAAATTGGACAGGAGACAATCGACCACTACACGCAGACGAAGACAGTGAATATTTCACTCGATTGA
- a CDS encoding Tfx family DNA-binding protein, translated as MAARGLQQRCFQSSYRPVAMDERIDPDELLAAVGFDADESVLTRRQAEVLALREHDIRQSDIGELLGTSRANISSIERNARENVKKARQTIVFANTLTAPVRVDIAVGTDIYDVPQTVYAACDEAGVEVNYGSSNLLQLIDDAVDGAVQQDTVQVPLRIDVTNDGVVHVRERSAERTE; from the coding sequence ATGGCCGCTCGCGGCTTGCAACAACGTTGTTTTCAGTCCAGCTACCGACCTGTGGCTATGGATGAGCGAATCGATCCGGACGAACTGCTCGCTGCTGTCGGCTTTGATGCAGACGAAAGCGTGCTAACGCGCCGGCAGGCGGAGGTGCTTGCGCTCCGCGAACATGATATTCGTCAGAGTGATATCGGGGAGTTACTTGGCACGTCGCGCGCGAATATTTCAAGTATCGAGCGCAATGCGAGAGAGAACGTCAAGAAGGCACGCCAGACAATCGTCTTCGCAAACACCCTGACCGCACCCGTTCGTGTCGATATTGCGGTCGGGACCGACATCTATGATGTTCCGCAGACGGTGTACGCCGCCTGTGATGAGGCTGGTGTCGAGGTCAATTACGGCTCCTCGAATCTGTTGCAACTCATCGACGACGCCGTCGATGGTGCGGTTCAGCAGGACACGGTGCAGGTGCCGCTCCGCATTGATGTGACAAACGACGGTGTCGTACACGTTCGAGAACGGTCGGCAGAACGCACAGAGTGA
- the lysA gene encoding diaminopimelate decarboxylase: MSHDSPPVRRLADWDHERLEAVAAEHGTPLYVVDLDRVAENYERFAAAFPDAHVMYAAKAHTGQAVLSKLLETGADIECAAWGELQRAIDAGADPNTLQYTAVNPPDRDLDRAVELAAEHPGLTITGGARDTFDRLEERGYDGRVAIRINPGIGTGHHEKVATGKDAKFGIPYDEVPEVAADVRERFDLVGLHAHAGSGVLHDDLDDHCRAIGKVADMGREVIADGAELDFVDFGGGFGVPYRESVEPLDMEIVGEKVREAVGDLDAQVKLEPGRYVVADAECILTEVNTVKETPAATVVGVDASLATLIRPAMFGSYHPIRNVTAPGREAEPVSVGGPCCTSADVFCTDRPIARPERTDLLAIGNAGAYGYELANQFHSQPRPAEVAFEGGETRVVRERETLADVTRMEQ, from the coding sequence ATGAGCCACGACTCGCCGCCGGTCCGCCGCCTCGCGGACTGGGACCACGAGCGTCTGGAGGCGGTAGCTGCCGAGCACGGCACGCCGCTGTACGTCGTTGACCTCGACCGCGTCGCCGAGAACTACGAGCGGTTCGCCGCGGCGTTTCCCGACGCCCACGTCATGTACGCTGCGAAGGCCCACACCGGTCAGGCTGTCCTCTCGAAACTGCTTGAGACGGGCGCTGACATCGAATGTGCGGCCTGGGGGGAACTCCAGCGAGCTATCGACGCCGGCGCGGACCCGAACACGCTCCAGTACACGGCCGTCAATCCGCCGGACCGCGACCTCGACCGTGCCGTCGAGCTGGCGGCAGAGCACCCCGGGCTGACGATTACGGGGGGTGCGCGGGACACCTTCGACCGCCTCGAGGAGCGCGGCTACGACGGCCGGGTCGCCATCCGCATCAACCCCGGCATCGGGACGGGCCATCACGAGAAGGTCGCGACAGGGAAAGACGCCAAGTTCGGCATCCCCTACGACGAGGTACCCGAGGTCGCGGCCGACGTGCGCGAGCGGTTCGACCTCGTCGGCCTGCACGCCCACGCCGGCAGCGGCGTCCTCCACGATGACCTCGACGACCACTGTCGGGCCATCGGGAAAGTCGCCGACATGGGCCGGGAGGTCATCGCCGACGGCGCGGAGCTGGACTTTGTCGACTTCGGTGGCGGCTTCGGCGTGCCGTACCGCGAATCCGTCGAGCCACTAGACATGGAGATCGTCGGCGAGAAGGTCCGCGAAGCGGTCGGGGACCTCGACGCGCAGGTCAAACTCGAACCCGGCCGGTACGTCGTCGCCGACGCCGAGTGTATCCTCACGGAGGTCAACACGGTCAAGGAGACGCCCGCGGCGACCGTCGTCGGCGTCGACGCCTCACTGGCGACGCTCATCCGACCAGCGATGTTCGGCTCCTACCACCCGATCCGGAACGTCACCGCGCCGGGACGGGAGGCCGAACCGGTGTCCGTGGGCGGTCCCTGCTGTACGAGCGCCGACGTGTTCTGTACCGACCGACCCATCGCTCGACCCGAGCGGACCGACTTGCTGGCTATCGGTAACGCCGGCGCGTACGGCTACGAACTGGCGAACCAGTTCCACTCCCAGCCACGGCCGGCAGAAGTTGCCTTCGAAGGCGGCGAGACGCGAGTCGTACGGGAGCGCGAGACGCTGGCGGACGTGACCCGGATGGAACAGTAA
- a CDS encoding M20 family metallopeptidase, which translates to MAFDIPSFHRRAVETRSDEHVDDMRSLLVDTLEDAGEYPEIDDLGNIVVSRGDEDGTHILLNTHIDTVPPHLPYERRTEPPGLDETIDGTGGDGDGDIVCGRGACDAKGPLAALLDAFLTVAPDDGRVTLAISTDEETTQTGGAHLADTIDADGYIVGEPTGLDACTAARGQFEGTVTIHGESGHAADPGSGHNAIRAAAPILQAMESYEEKKGPGEHETLGHPILTPSMVEGGEATNQVPAECTITFDRRSVPPETSESFCVDLQAHLEQWLPESMGLTVDLIRPDTPFPEAFATDTDAELVRTLQEASGGGVRQFGAATEASYFANNGPTVVFGPGDLSDETGAVAHSKREYVRLSEVRTAARAVRETVERLV; encoded by the coding sequence ATGGCGTTCGACATTCCCTCGTTCCACCGGCGGGCCGTCGAAACGCGGTCAGACGAGCACGTCGACGATATGCGCTCGCTGCTGGTCGACACACTCGAAGACGCCGGCGAGTACCCGGAGATTGACGACCTCGGAAATATCGTCGTCTCGCGGGGCGACGAGGACGGAACGCATATCCTGCTCAACACGCACATCGACACCGTGCCGCCGCATCTGCCCTACGAGCGACGGACGGAGCCGCCGGGGCTAGACGAGACTATCGACGGCACTGGCGGTGACGGGGACGGCGACATCGTCTGTGGCCGCGGCGCCTGCGACGCGAAAGGACCGCTCGCGGCGCTCCTCGATGCGTTCCTCACCGTGGCGCCCGACGACGGCCGAGTCACGCTGGCGATCTCCACTGACGAGGAAACGACACAGACCGGCGGCGCACACCTCGCTGACACTATCGACGCCGACGGCTACATCGTCGGCGAGCCGACTGGCCTCGATGCGTGTACGGCCGCCCGCGGCCAGTTCGAGGGGACCGTCACCATCCACGGCGAGAGCGGCCATGCCGCCGACCCCGGCAGCGGCCACAACGCGATTCGGGCCGCTGCGCCGATTCTGCAGGCGATGGAGAGTTACGAGGAAAAGAAAGGGCCGGGCGAACACGAAACCCTCGGCCACCCTATTCTGACGCCGTCAATGGTGGAAGGCGGCGAGGCGACCAATCAGGTCCCAGCCGAATGCACTATCACGTTCGACCGGCGGAGCGTCCCGCCGGAGACCAGCGAGTCATTCTGTGTGGACCTGCAGGCCCACCTCGAACAGTGGCTCCCGGAATCGATGGGCCTCACCGTGGACCTCATCCGCCCGGATACGCCGTTTCCCGAGGCGTTTGCGACCGACACCGACGCGGAACTGGTCCGCACACTGCAGGAAGCTAGCGGCGGCGGGGTCAGACAGTTCGGGGCCGCGACAGAAGCCTCGTATTTCGCAAACAACGGGCCGACTGTGGTGTTCGGCCCCGGTGACCTGAGCGACGAAACGGGTGCTGTCGCTCACTCGAAACGCGAGTACGTCCGGCTCTCAGAAGTTCGAACCGCCGCACGAGCTGTGCGGGAGACGGTTGAACGACTGGTCTGA
- a CDS encoding phosphoribosyltransferase — translation MFTDRSDAAQQLVAALRQRDVVGDVVVTLAPNGVPVGNVVADATGLPMDVIVIQRIRAPNHPELTIGAVAPGGFSWINSPMMRFLDVNWEYVQEAKTHASDTVESRAVDYGETWGPLDVAGKRVLLVDDGIPTGAAMRVAIQRLRKAGANEVIAAAPVAPPDVLDEVQRWADDVVVPLKPAAFQATADYYEEFDSVTDEDATTALSDLVQRRSA, via the coding sequence ATGTTCACAGACCGCTCGGATGCGGCGCAACAGCTCGTAGCCGCGCTGCGCCAGCGGGATGTCGTCGGCGATGTCGTCGTCACGCTCGCACCGAACGGCGTCCCGGTCGGCAACGTGGTCGCTGACGCGACCGGACTCCCGATGGATGTCATCGTCATACAACGTATACGCGCGCCAAATCACCCTGAACTGACTATCGGCGCCGTCGCGCCCGGCGGCTTCTCGTGGATTAACAGCCCGATGATGCGGTTCCTTGACGTGAACTGGGAGTACGTGCAGGAGGCGAAGACGCACGCGAGCGACACTGTTGAGTCACGAGCGGTCGACTACGGCGAGACGTGGGGACCGCTTGACGTGGCCGGCAAACGGGTTCTGCTGGTCGATGATGGGATTCCGACGGGGGCGGCGATGCGTGTTGCAATTCAGCGTCTGCGAAAGGCAGGTGCGAACGAGGTTATCGCCGCTGCCCCCGTCGCACCGCCGGACGTGCTTGATGAGGTGCAGCGGTGGGCCGACGACGTCGTCGTCCCGCTAAAACCGGCGGCGTTTCAGGCCACCGCGGACTACTACGAGGAGTTCGACAGCGTAACAGACGAAGACGCGACCACGGCGCTCTCTGACCTCGTCCAGCGGCGGTCGGCGTAG